In one window of Meiothermus sp. DNA:
- the hypE gene encoding hydrogenase expression/formation protein HypE: MTKSPVPIRFKDAQIELAHGSGGKASRRLVEGLIAPILGNPALDDAALLSLGCSLLAFTADSFVVKPLRFPGGSIGELAVNGTVNDLAVSGARPLALLSTLILEAGLSAQVLQAELEAMQQAARQAGVQVVGGDTKVVEHGKADGLFISTSGIGLVDARVRLAAASVRPGDQVLLSGPIGDHGITILLARGELDLEASLKSDTRSVWPLVEALIEAAAPGLRWMRDPTRGGVATALNELAREAQLALRLYEEHIPIRDEVRGACEILGLDPLHIANEGQFIAIVGPECSEAALEAVQRVAGGQEARLIGEVVENPAGVVYTVSSYGSSRVVDMLVGDPLPRIC; encoded by the coding sequence ATGACCAAATCCCCCGTCCCTATCCGCTTCAAGGACGCCCAGATCGAACTGGCCCACGGCTCGGGCGGCAAGGCCAGCCGCCGCCTGGTGGAGGGACTAATTGCCCCTATCCTGGGCAACCCTGCCCTGGACGATGCGGCTCTGCTGAGCCTGGGTTGCTCGTTGTTGGCCTTCACCGCCGACAGCTTTGTGGTCAAACCGCTGCGGTTCCCCGGCGGCTCGATTGGGGAGCTGGCGGTTAACGGTACGGTAAACGACCTGGCGGTCTCGGGGGCCAGGCCCCTTGCGCTGCTGTCCACGCTGATTCTGGAAGCAGGTCTCTCGGCTCAGGTTCTGCAAGCCGAGCTCGAAGCGATGCAACAAGCAGCCCGGCAGGCCGGGGTGCAGGTGGTGGGGGGCGACACCAAGGTGGTGGAGCACGGCAAGGCCGATGGGCTTTTCATCAGCACCAGCGGGATCGGGCTGGTGGACGCTCGGGTTCGGCTGGCGGCCGCCTCGGTACGCCCCGGCGACCAGGTGCTGCTCTCGGGTCCTATTGGCGACCACGGCATCACCATTCTGTTGGCCCGTGGCGAGCTCGACCTCGAGGCAAGTCTGAAGTCCGACACCCGCTCGGTATGGCCGTTGGTGGAGGCGCTGATCGAGGCTGCCGCACCCGGCTTGCGCTGGATGCGCGACCCCACCCGGGGCGGGGTGGCAACCGCACTGAACGAGCTGGCCAGGGAGGCCCAGCTTGCCCTCAGGCTCTACGAAGAGCACATTCCCATCCGGGACGAGGTACGGGGGGCCTGCGAGATTCTGGGGCTCGACCCCCTGCACATCGCCAACGAAGGTCAGTTCATCGCTATAGTGGGCCCCGAGTGTTCTGAGGCTGCGCTGGAGGCGGTGCAACGCGTAGCAGGCGGCCAGGAAGCCAGGCTAATTGGGGAGGTGGTGGAAAACCCCGCTGGCGTTGTGTACACCGTCAGCAGCTATGGCTCGAGCCGGGTGGTGGATATGCTGGTAGGCGATCCCTTGCCGCGTATTTGCTGA
- the radA gene encoding DNA repair protein RadA — translation MAKASVQYRCIGCGYKSVKELGRCPNCGAWDSFKEEAPALKPGSVAGRGGLSRARPLPNPAALTRLGDVPEGGEARFSSQMGELDRVLGGGFVPGEVLLLGGEPGVGKSTLLLQVAQKMLEMGKRVVYLAGEESPGQIRLRAQRLGVSGELELLRETELEAMLATLEASPPDFLVVDSIQTLETTAAPGSLVAVRDATAALTRFAKHHQVTTVLVGHVTKEGIVAGPKVIEHVVDATLYLETAGHFRVLRSSKNRFGPVGELGVFSMVHEGMEEVANPSAAFLAERPVGAPGSVVALCLSGERALALEVQALAARTPFPAPRRVSQGLDSRRVDVVLAVLERRLNLPLGNLDIYVNLAGGLRVFDPGLDLAVGLAVYSAVVGRPLPEEVAVVGEVGLAGELRSVEGLERRLREGQRAGFQHLVHPPQFKSLEAAVSKFL, via the coding sequence ATGGCAAAGGCTTCTGTTCAATATCGCTGTATCGGATGCGGCTATAAATCGGTGAAGGAGCTGGGTCGCTGTCCCAACTGTGGGGCCTGGGACAGCTTCAAAGAGGAAGCACCTGCGCTCAAGCCAGGCTCAGTAGCAGGCAGGGGCGGGCTATCGCGCGCTCGTCCGCTCCCCAACCCTGCCGCCCTGACCCGCTTGGGGGATGTGCCCGAGGGGGGGGAGGCACGCTTCTCCAGCCAGATGGGCGAGCTCGACCGGGTGCTGGGCGGCGGTTTTGTGCCGGGTGAGGTGCTCCTTTTGGGCGGTGAACCCGGCGTGGGCAAGAGCACCCTTCTGTTGCAGGTGGCCCAAAAAATGCTGGAGATGGGCAAGCGGGTGGTGTACCTGGCGGGCGAGGAATCGCCCGGGCAGATTCGCCTGCGGGCCCAGCGGCTAGGGGTTTCGGGGGAGCTCGAGCTATTGCGCGAAACCGAGCTCGAGGCCATGCTCGCCACCCTCGAGGCCAGCCCGCCCGATTTCCTGGTGGTGGACTCTATCCAGACCCTGGAGACCACCGCCGCGCCGGGGTCGCTGGTGGCCGTGCGCGACGCCACCGCTGCCCTGACCCGCTTCGCCAAGCACCACCAGGTCACCACCGTGCTGGTCGGGCACGTCACCAAGGAGGGCATCGTGGCCGGGCCCAAGGTGATCGAGCACGTGGTGGACGCCACCTTGTACCTGGAAACCGCCGGCCACTTCCGGGTCTTGCGCTCCAGCAAAAACCGCTTCGGGCCGGTGGGCGAGCTGGGCGTTTTCAGCATGGTTCACGAGGGCATGGAGGAGGTCGCCAACCCCTCGGCAGCCTTTCTGGCCGAGCGTCCGGTGGGAGCGCCGGGTTCGGTGGTGGCCCTCTGCCTTTCCGGCGAGCGAGCGCTGGCCCTGGAGGTGCAGGCCCTGGCGGCCCGCACACCTTTCCCGGCCCCCCGCCGGGTCTCGCAAGGGCTGGACAGCCGCCGGGTGGACGTGGTGCTGGCAGTATTGGAGCGAAGGCTCAACCTGCCCCTGGGCAACCTGGACATCTACGTCAACCTGGCGGGCGGGCTGCGGGTCTTCGACCCGGGGTTGGACCTGGCGGTGGGGCTGGCGGTGTATTCTGCTGTGGTAGGCCGTCCCCTTCCGGAAGAGGTCGCGGTGGTGGGCGAGGTGGGGCTGGCCGGTGAGTTGCGCAGCGTGGAGGGCCTCGAGCGTCGCCTGCGCGAAGGGCAACGGGCAGGCTTCCAGCACCTGGTACACCCCCCCCAATTCAAGAGTCTGGAAGCAGCCGTGAGCAAGTTTTTATGA
- a CDS encoding SIS domain-containing protein has product MSQARAIDQIQAALHERNVLSRAFFDQEAHRLAEACREMSERFLAGGRLLAFGQGAYATDAQHVSVEFVHPVIVGKRALPALDLSLHFGPWLEALLQPEDMVMGFAPPSGDVEVERALAFARQKRALTFALTGQEADYAVEIATSDPFIHQEIVEILYHVLWETVHVFFEHRQSSHELGATSFLYPFLSPQKQDTDALLAEAAQSIRMKVAEDVRLRQAVAEQQSEVIARMVDMTAERLKQGGKLILFGNGGSATDANDLALDCVAPPQGWKPVPAVSLSLEPACISAIANDIGPEVIFLRQLIAQARPEDVALAISTSGGSRNILLALEEARKRGLLTLALLGYDGGEVRRQNLANRTIVVPSEHVPRIQEVQASVYHVIREQLGALWR; this is encoded by the coding sequence ATGAGTCAAGCCAGGGCCATTGACCAAATCCAGGCCGCCCTGCACGAGCGCAATGTGCTATCCAGGGCTTTTTTTGACCAGGAGGCGCACCGTCTGGCCGAGGCGTGCCGCGAGATGTCCGAACGGTTTCTGGCCGGGGGCCGTCTGCTAGCTTTTGGGCAAGGGGCTTACGCCACCGATGCACAGCACGTTTCGGTGGAGTTCGTACACCCGGTGATTGTGGGCAAAAGGGCGCTGCCAGCGCTCGACCTCTCGCTCCATTTCGGGCCCTGGCTAGAAGCGCTGCTGCAGCCCGAGGATATGGTGATGGGCTTTGCGCCGCCATCGGGCGATGTGGAGGTCGAGCGAGCCCTGGCGTTCGCCCGGCAAAAAAGGGCCCTGACCTTTGCCCTTACGGGCCAGGAGGCCGATTACGCCGTGGAAATCGCCACGTCCGATCCCTTCATTCACCAGGAAATTGTGGAAATTCTGTATCACGTGCTCTGGGAGACCGTTCACGTATTTTTTGAACACCGCCAGAGCAGCCACGAACTGGGGGCGACCTCGTTTTTGTACCCCTTTTTGAGCCCCCAAAAACAAGACACAGACGCCTTGCTGGCCGAAGCAGCGCAGTCCATCCGGATGAAGGTGGCCGAAGACGTCCGGCTTAGGCAGGCCGTGGCCGAACAGCAGTCCGAGGTCATCGCCCGCATGGTAGACATGACGGCCGAGCGACTGAAGCAAGGGGGCAAGCTGATCCTCTTTGGCAACGGGGGCTCGGCTACCGATGCTAACGATCTGGCCCTGGACTGCGTGGCACCGCCCCAGGGCTGGAAGCCGGTTCCGGCGGTTTCGCTCTCGCTCGAGCCCGCCTGCATCTCGGCCATCGCTAACGATATAGGCCCCGAGGTCATCTTTCTGCGCCAGCTGATTGCCCAGGCCCGACCCGAGGACGTTGCATTGGCCATCTCCACCAGTGGCGGTTCCAGAAACATTCTGCTGGCCCTGGAGGAAGCCCGCAAACGAGGGCTCTTGACCCTGGCGCTGCTCGGTTACGATGGGGGTGAGGTGCGCCGGCAAAACCTGGCCAACCGGACAATTGTGGTGCCTTCCGAGCATGTCCCGCGCATCCAGGAAGTACAGGCCTCGGTTTATCACGTGATCCGCGAACAGTTGGGGGCTTTATGGCGCTAG
- a CDS encoding HypC/HybG/HupF family hydrogenase formation chaperone, with the protein MLDLEFYGSCTLDADGCTTCGDVAVPVRVVKIEGCDALVEDRLGHQARVAVDFFTDLKVGDALLVHMGVAIAKLSDPGREPQ; encoded by the coding sequence ATGCTTGACCTGGAATTCTACGGCAGCTGCACCCTTGATGCCGACGGCTGCACTACCTGCGGCGACGTGGCAGTGCCGGTTCGGGTGGTCAAAATCGAGGGCTGCGATGCGCTGGTGGAAGATCGCCTGGGCCATCAGGCCAGGGTTGCGGTGGATTTTTTTACCGACCTTAAGGTAGGTGACGCGCTCCTGGTGCACATGGGCGTGGCCATCGCAAAACTTTCCGACCCAGGAAGGGAGCCGCAATGA
- the hypD gene encoding hydrogenase formation protein HypD has translation MKYVDEFRDPKLIEKTAEEIRRLADPKRHYRIMEVCGGHTHSIYRFGLQDLLPENLELVHGPGCPVCVLPMGRVDDGLKLAQDPQIILTAFGDMMRVPGQMGTPLEMKAKGADIRMVYSPLDALKLAQKNPERQVVFFAIGFETTAPSTALTLKRAQQMGIPNFSVFCNHVTIVPAMRAILDSPDMRLDGFVGPGHVSTVIGCRPYEFVAREYARPVVVSGFEPLDLLQSLVMLLRQINQGQARVENQYERVVPWEGNPAALAALAEVFELRPYFEWRGLGFISQSALKLRPEYAPWDAEARFEVAGVRVTDPKAAQCGEVLKGVLKPPQCKLFGKECTPEKPVGALMVSSEGACAAYYNYVHRAEPVSGD, from the coding sequence ATGAAATACGTGGACGAGTTCCGCGATCCCAAGCTCATCGAGAAAACCGCCGAGGAAATCCGTCGCCTGGCCGACCCCAAACGGCACTACCGCATTATGGAGGTCTGCGGGGGGCACACCCACTCTATCTACCGCTTTGGCTTGCAGGATTTGCTGCCGGAGAACCTCGAGCTCGTCCACGGCCCCGGCTGCCCGGTGTGTGTGCTGCCCATGGGCCGGGTGGACGATGGCCTCAAGCTGGCCCAAGACCCCCAGATCATCCTGACCGCCTTCGGCGATATGATGCGCGTACCGGGCCAGATGGGCACCCCCCTGGAGATGAAGGCCAAAGGCGCCGATATCCGTATGGTCTACTCCCCGCTGGACGCGCTCAAACTGGCCCAAAAGAACCCTGAGCGCCAGGTGGTCTTCTTCGCCATCGGCTTCGAGACCACCGCCCCCTCCACCGCGCTCACCCTCAAGCGGGCCCAGCAGATGGGTATCCCCAACTTCAGCGTGTTTTGCAACCACGTCACCATCGTGCCGGCCATGCGGGCCATCCTGGACTCGCCCGACATGCGCCTGGACGGTTTCGTGGGGCCGGGGCACGTTTCTACCGTGATCGGCTGCCGCCCCTACGAATTTGTGGCCAGGGAGTATGCCCGGCCGGTGGTGGTCTCTGGCTTTGAGCCCTTGGATTTGCTGCAAAGCCTGGTGATGCTGCTGCGTCAGATCAACCAGGGCCAGGCCCGGGTAGAGAACCAGTACGAGCGGGTGGTGCCCTGGGAGGGCAATCCGGCGGCCCTGGCCGCCCTGGCCGAGGTCTTTGAACTGCGCCCGTACTTCGAGTGGCGCGGGCTGGGTTTCATCTCCCAGTCTGCGCTCAAACTGCGTCCCGAGTATGCCCCCTGGGATGCCGAGGCCCGCTTCGAAGTGGCCGGGGTGCGCGTGACCGACCCCAAGGCCGCGCAGTGCGGCGAGGTCTTGAAGGGGGTGCTCAAGCCCCCGCAGTGCAAGCTATTCGGCAAGGAGTGCACGCCCGAAAAGCCCGTAGGTGCGTTGATGGTTTCTTCCGAAGGGGCCTGCGCCGCCTACTACAACTACGTCCACCGGGCCGAGCCGGTCTCGGGGGATTGA
- the hypB gene encoding hydrogenase nickel incorporation protein HypB, whose product MTKSPRILEVRANVLKDNDVLARSLRERFAQTGSLVLNLVSSPGSGKTTLLRQTLLELSPRYRVAALVGDLATDNDARRLAESGAPVRQIETKTLCHLEARMIEEHLQDWDLRQIDLLFIENVGNLVCPSSWDLGEDLRVALFSTTEGEDKPLKYPTLINTADIALITKIDLAEAVEFDREAMYRNLREMRPGIEILEVSGKRGTGMAAWLERLERALQTKRSQR is encoded by the coding sequence ATGACCAAATCCCCCCGAATCCTCGAGGTGCGGGCCAACGTGCTCAAGGACAACGACGTGCTAGCCCGCTCATTGCGTGAGCGCTTTGCCCAGACCGGGTCGCTAGTTCTAAACCTGGTCAGCAGCCCCGGCTCGGGCAAAACCACCCTGCTGCGCCAGACCCTGCTGGAGCTGAGCCCCCGCTACCGGGTAGCGGCCCTGGTCGGCGACCTGGCCACTGACAACGATGCCCGGCGGCTGGCCGAGAGCGGTGCGCCGGTGCGGCAGATCGAGACCAAGACCCTGTGTCACCTCGAGGCCCGCATGATCGAGGAACACCTGCAGGACTGGGACTTGCGCCAGATTGACCTGCTCTTTATCGAGAATGTGGGCAACCTGGTCTGCCCCTCGAGCTGGGATCTGGGTGAAGACCTGCGGGTAGCGCTGTTCTCCACCACCGAAGGCGAGGACAAACCCCTCAAGTACCCCACCCTTATTAACACCGCAGACATCGCTCTGATTACTAAAATTGACCTGGCCGAAGCGGTGGAGTTCGACCGCGAGGCCATGTACCGGAACCTGCGCGAGATGCGTCCGGGCATCGAGATCCTGGAGGTCTCGGGGAAGCGTGGTACCGGCATGGCGGCCTGGCTGGAGCGGCTCGAGCGTGCCCTTCAGACCAAGCGCAGCCAGCGCTGA
- the hypA gene encoding hydrogenase maturation nickel metallochaperone HypA has translation MHELSIATNIVAVAQEEAAARGVEVEAVYLRLGALAGVVVDSLLFGYEVASQGTPLEGSRLLIEEVPLTIYCPNCQAEFELAGIQSLRCPKCQELSSDIRRGKELEIVALELKEQP, from the coding sequence ATGCACGAGCTCTCCATTGCCACCAACATCGTTGCGGTTGCCCAGGAGGAAGCAGCGGCACGCGGGGTAGAGGTAGAGGCCGTGTACCTGCGGTTGGGAGCGCTCGCGGGGGTGGTGGTGGATTCGCTCTTATTTGGCTACGAAGTCGCCAGCCAGGGCACGCCCCTGGAGGGCAGCCGGCTCTTGATTGAGGAGGTGCCCCTTACCATTTACTGCCCCAACTGTCAGGCCGAGTTTGAACTGGCGGGTATCCAGAGCCTGCGCTGCCCGAAGTGTCAGGAGCTCTCCAGCGATATCCGGCGCGGTAAGGAGCTGGAGATAGTAGCCCTGGAGTTGAAGGAGCAACCATGA
- a CDS encoding HypC/HybG/HupF family hydrogenase formation chaperone: MCLAIPGQIVQFDSAAKHMATVDVSGVKRQVNLDLLRGTPLEVGDWVLIHVGFAMSKISEAQAQEQLQLLTMLGEAEEAMEELEGYQFAEERSSHA, translated from the coding sequence ATGTGCCTTGCCATTCCGGGTCAGATCGTACAGTTCGATAGCGCCGCCAAGCATATGGCGACCGTTGATGTCTCGGGGGTCAAGCGGCAGGTCAACTTGGACTTGCTGCGCGGCACACCCCTCGAGGTAGGCGACTGGGTGCTGATTCACGTGGGCTTTGCCATGAGCAAGATCAGCGAGGCCCAGGCCCAAGAGCAGCTTCAGCTCCTGACCATGCTGGGCGAGGCCGAGGAAGCCATGGAAGAACTCGAGGGCTACCAGTTCGCCGAGGAGCGAAGTTCCCATGCTTGA
- the sucC gene encoding ADP-forming succinate--CoA ligase subunit beta, with amino-acid sequence MNLHEYQAKDILAKYGIPVPPGKVAFTADEAKQIATEYGDLVVIKAQVHTGGRGKAGGVKLARNPEEAREKAAQILGLNIKGFITKKVLVAKGINIAKEYYAGMILDRVTQRVVLMLSREGGMDIEEVAATKPYALIKYPIDPHTGLRSFEARELVKRAGMEGNLNKLADVLVKLYQAYVGIDASTAEINPLVITDTGEVVAADAKIVLDDNALYRHPDLMPLREFEAEHPLEVEASNYGFSYVKLDGNVGVIGNGAGLVMYTLDLVQRTGGKAANFLDIGGGAKADTVYNALKVVLKDPDVKGVFINIFGGITRADEVAKGVIRAMDEGILTKPVAMRVAGTAEEEAKALLKGRPVYMYPTSVEAAKAIISMTGGAK; translated from the coding sequence GTGAACCTACACGAGTATCAGGCCAAAGACATCCTCGCCAAGTATGGCATCCCGGTTCCCCCCGGCAAGGTTGCATTTACCGCCGATGAGGCCAAGCAAATCGCCACCGAGTACGGTGATCTGGTGGTTATCAAGGCCCAGGTTCACACCGGCGGGCGCGGCAAAGCAGGTGGGGTCAAGCTCGCCCGGAACCCCGAGGAGGCCCGCGAAAAAGCCGCCCAGATTTTGGGCTTGAACATCAAGGGCTTCATTACCAAGAAGGTACTGGTGGCCAAGGGCATCAATATCGCCAAGGAATACTACGCCGGTATGATTCTGGACCGGGTTACCCAGCGGGTGGTGCTGATGCTCTCCAGGGAGGGGGGCATGGACATCGAGGAGGTAGCCGCTACCAAGCCTTACGCCCTAATCAAGTACCCCATCGACCCCCACACGGGCCTGCGCTCTTTTGAAGCCCGCGAACTCGTCAAACGCGCAGGCATGGAGGGCAACCTCAATAAGCTGGCCGATGTGCTGGTCAAGCTCTATCAGGCCTATGTGGGCATTGATGCCTCGACAGCCGAGATCAATCCGCTGGTCATCACCGATACCGGCGAGGTAGTCGCTGCCGATGCAAAAATTGTGCTGGACGACAACGCCCTGTACCGCCACCCCGACCTGATGCCCCTGCGCGAGTTCGAGGCCGAGCATCCCCTCGAGGTCGAGGCCTCCAACTACGGCTTCAGCTACGTCAAGCTCGACGGCAACGTGGGGGTGATTGGCAACGGGGCCGGGCTGGTGATGTATACCCTCGACCTGGTGCAGCGCACCGGGGGCAAGGCGGCCAACTTCCTGGATATTGGGGGGGGCGCCAAGGCCGATACTGTCTACAACGCCCTCAAGGTGGTGCTCAAAGACCCCGATGTGAAGGGGGTCTTCATCAACATTTTCGGGGGCATCACCCGCGCCGACGAGGTAGCCAAGGGGGTGATCCGGGCCATGGATGAGGGCATCCTGACCAAGCCGGTGGCCATGCGGGTTGCTGGCACCGCCGAGGAAGAAGCCAAAGCGCTTCTGAAAGGTCGCCCGGTCTATATGTATCCCACCTCAGTCGAAGCAGCCAAAGCCATCATCTCCATGACGGGAGGTGCAAAGTGA
- a CDS encoding PIN/TRAM domain-containing protein → MSVIRWVSYTLFAYLGYRVGVWLEVSNLISISPLGNLTSLNRLYLGVVGLLVGFLLVPRLTYWMERRWENGQAWLRRLPPEIPVAITAASGLGLLLAVLLTNLLSQIPGFSAIHSLIIAAVLVSSLSAFAIANRDYFRLARPPAHATKTRGGKVLDTSVLIDGRIGDVAEMGFLEGPLFVPRQVLRELQQFADAPDAQKRGKGRRGLDTLERLKLSVGLEVLDGDESDDPVDDQILAEAKRMGAALVTNDHALAQLSRIYGVKTLSVQALASALRAPLQQGDTLSITIVKEGKEPGQGVGYLEDGTMVVVDDAIPFKGKEVGVVITQSIQTQIGRLLFGKLLNEETNRPTSKAER, encoded by the coding sequence ATGAGCGTGATACGTTGGGTTTCATATACCTTGTTTGCCTATCTGGGCTACCGGGTAGGGGTGTGGCTCGAGGTCAGCAATCTCATTAGCATCAGCCCCCTGGGCAACCTGACCAGCCTCAACCGGCTCTACCTGGGCGTGGTGGGCCTGCTGGTGGGCTTTTTGCTGGTGCCACGCCTGACCTACTGGATGGAGCGCCGTTGGGAGAACGGCCAGGCCTGGCTCAGGCGTCTGCCACCTGAAATCCCGGTCGCCATCACGGCAGCCTCTGGCCTGGGTCTCTTGCTGGCCGTCCTGCTTACCAACCTGCTGAGCCAGATTCCGGGGTTTTCCGCCATTCACTCGCTCATCATCGCCGCCGTACTGGTCAGCTCCCTATCGGCCTTTGCCATCGCCAATCGCGATTATTTCCGGCTGGCCCGCCCGCCAGCGCATGCTACCAAGACCCGGGGCGGCAAGGTGCTCGATACCTCGGTTCTGATTGATGGACGCATCGGGGATGTGGCCGAAATGGGCTTTCTGGAGGGCCCCCTGTTTGTACCCCGGCAGGTCTTGCGCGAACTGCAACAGTTTGCCGACGCCCCGGATGCCCAGAAAAGGGGCAAGGGCCGCCGGGGCCTGGACACCCTCGAGCGCCTCAAACTAAGCGTGGGCCTCGAGGTACTCGATGGCGACGAGTCCGACGACCCGGTAGACGACCAGATTCTGGCCGAAGCAAAAAGGATGGGCGCGGCATTGGTCACCAACGACCACGCCTTAGCCCAGCTTTCCCGCATCTATGGGGTCAAGACGCTCTCGGTACAGGCCCTGGCCTCGGCCCTGCGGGCCCCGCTTCAGCAGGGCGATACCCTCAGCATTACCATCGTCAAGGAGGGAAAGGAGCCCGGCCAGGGGGTGGGCTATCTGGAGGACGGCACCATGGTGGTAGTCGACGACGCCATTCCCTTCAAGGGCAAGGAAGTAGGGGTGGTGATTACCCAGTCCATTCAGACTCAAATTGGTCGCTTGCTCTTTGGAAAGCTCCTAAACGAAGAAACCAACCGCCCGACCTCCAAAGCCGAGCGATAG
- the sucD gene encoding succinate--CoA ligase subunit alpha produces MSILVHKNTNVIVQGITGREGAFHTEAMMKAGTRVVAGVTPGKGGQTTLGVPVYDTVKEAALHHHIDASIIFVPAPAAADAALEAAHAGVPLVVLITEGIPTMDMVKAVAEIKALGKVRLIGGNCPGLITPEECKLGIMPASVFKKGRVGLISRSGTVTYETAKALSDAGYGISTCIGIGGDPIIGTTFKDLLPMFNDDPETHAVVVCGEIGGSDEEDAAAYIKEHMKKPVVGFIGGRSAPKGKKMGHAGAIIMGNVGTPESKLAAFADADVPVAETIDEIVEYVRAKLG; encoded by the coding sequence GTGAGCATCCTGGTCCATAAAAATACCAACGTGATCGTCCAGGGCATCACCGGGCGCGAAGGAGCCTTTCACACCGAGGCCATGATGAAAGCCGGCACCCGGGTAGTAGCGGGCGTGACCCCCGGCAAAGGCGGACAAACCACACTGGGCGTGCCGGTTTACGATACGGTCAAGGAAGCTGCCTTGCACCACCACATTGACGCTTCCATCATCTTTGTGCCCGCTCCGGCTGCTGCCGACGCCGCCCTCGAGGCCGCCCACGCCGGGGTGCCGCTGGTAGTGCTCATTACCGAGGGCATCCCCACCATGGATATGGTCAAGGCCGTGGCCGAAATCAAGGCACTGGGCAAGGTGCGCCTGATTGGGGGTAACTGCCCCGGCCTGATTACCCCGGAAGAGTGCAAGCTGGGCATCATGCCCGCCAGCGTGTTCAAGAAGGGGCGTGTGGGCCTCATTTCGCGCTCCGGCACGGTCACCTACGAAACCGCCAAGGCCCTTTCCGACGCAGGCTATGGCATCTCGACCTGCATCGGCATTGGGGGCGACCCCATCATCGGTACTACCTTCAAAGACCTGCTGCCCATGTTCAACGACGACCCCGAAACCCATGCGGTGGTGGTCTGCGGCGAGATCGGTGGCTCGGACGAGGAAGACGCCGCCGCCTACATCAAGGAGCACATGAAGAAGCCAGTAGTCGGCTTTATTGGCGGGCGCAGCGCCCCCAAGGGCAAAAAAATGGGCCATGCCGGGGCCATCATCATGGGCAACGTGGGCACGCCTGAGAGCAAGCTGGCCGCCTTTGCTGATGCTGACGTGCCAGTGGCTGAGACCATCGACGAGATCGTGGAGTACGTGCGGGCCAAGTTGGGCTAG
- a CDS encoding transposase, whose protein sequence is MWQVVEAIRKNGNGYSLAGVVFDNQFAGKAYLAKLYQHNIPFVARARLNQKVEHAGKQRSIRELGEHYPPGKARYYKRFGWYVKRIKITLADVGRLDMLLIWLPQPAGFKLMALFSTLDAGIQEVLAAWKARWDLERVHRLLKQNLGLSKCLSRSYAAQLKHADLAIEALHLIRQQKQLHPDLSWRTAQHNAAKTLKSQLLTVLPALSA, encoded by the coding sequence ATGTGGCAGGTAGTCGAGGCCATCCGCAAGAATGGTAATGGTTATAGCCTCGCAGGCGTGGTGTTCGACAACCAGTTTGCGGGTAAGGCTTACCTCGCCAAGCTCTACCAGCACAACATACCTTTCGTAGCTCGGGCCAGACTGAATCAAAAGGTCGAACATGCAGGAAAGCAACGATCTATCCGAGAACTGGGTGAGCACTATCCACCCGGTAAAGCCCGCTATTACAAGCGTTTTGGCTGGTATGTCAAACGCATCAAGATCACCTTGGCCGATGTGGGTCGACTGGATATGCTGCTGATTTGGCTACCCCAGCCAGCAGGTTTCAAGCTGATGGCCCTCTTCTCCACCCTGGATGCAGGCATTCAAGAAGTCCTTGCCGCCTGGAAAGCTCGTTGGGATCTGGAGCGGGTGCATCGCCTGCTCAAACAGAACCTGGGTTTATCCAAATGCCTCTCTCGTTCCTATGCTGCTCAACTCAAACATGCTGACCTTGCCATCGAGGCCCTACACCTTATTCGACAGCAAAAACAACTACATCCAGATCTTTCTTGGCGCACAGCACAGCACAATGCCGCAAAAACCCTCAAATCCCAGCTACTGACCGTACTCCCTGCCCTTTCAGCCTGA
- a CDS encoding Uxx-star family glutaredoxin-like (seleno)protein produces MALELFGTRSCPYTAELREDLEWRGLEFVEYDVEADEQALVRMLTLTQGGRTVPVLVEDGQVKQIGWQGRGCVVADIPS; encoded by the coding sequence ATGGCGCTAGAGCTTTTTGGTACCCGGAGCTGCCCGTATACTGCCGAGCTGCGGGAAGACCTCGAGTGGCGGGGCTTGGAGTTTGTGGAGTATGACGTAGAGGCCGACGAACAAGCCCTCGTGCGGATGCTCACCCTGACCCAGGGGGGGCGCACCGTACCTGTACTGGTCGAAGATGGGCAGGTCAAGCAAATCGGCTGGCAGGGGCGGGGGTGTGTGGTGGCCGACATCCCTTCCTGA